One bacterium DNA window includes the following coding sequences:
- the def gene encoding peptide deformylase, which yields MAVMPIRLYPDPALREKAAPIEEIGARIRKLAAGMIETLHAAPGVGLAAPQVGEALRLVVVDIVAGRQEGQIHILVNPVIEESEGEQFEEEGCLSLPEVAEKVTRPARLRVRALNLEEREVILDAQGPLARILHHEIDHLEGVLLFDHLSRTKRDAIKRRLKKRARSAIAT from the coding sequence ATGGCCGTGATGCCGATTCGCCTGTATCCCGATCCGGCCCTGCGGGAAAAGGCCGCGCCCATCGAGGAGATCGGTGCGCGCATCCGCAAGCTCGCCGCCGGCATGATCGAAACCCTGCACGCCGCCCCCGGCGTGGGCCTGGCCGCGCCGCAGGTGGGGGAGGCGCTCCGCCTCGTCGTGGTGGATATTGTGGCCGGAAGGCAGGAGGGTCAGATTCACATTCTGGTGAATCCCGTGATCGAGGAAAGCGAGGGGGAGCAGTTCGAGGAGGAGGGCTGTCTCTCCCTTCCCGAGGTCGCCGAGAAGGTCACCCGGCCGGCCCGGCTGCGCGTCCGGGCGCTCAACCTCGAAGAGCGCGAAGTCATCCTGGACGCGCAGGGCCCGCTTGCCCGCATCCTGCACCATGAAATCGATCACCTCGAGGGCGTTCTGCTCTTCGATCACCTGAGCCGCACCAAGCGGGACGCCATCAAGCGGCGGCTGAAAAAGCGGGCCCGATCGGCCATCGCCACCTGA